Proteins encoded within one genomic window of Trichoderma asperellum chromosome 2, complete sequence:
- a CDS encoding uncharacterized protein (TransMembrane:1 (o813-831i)~BUSCO:EOG092D116A), with the protein MPSTDVAEIQKKLFKRMGLSVPEDKQKAPRRPFKQTKGNFSQVSRRKAERAQKRTQHHPRQALPARKQANGINSTRPERTSQRPKGPPAKSLPSDDSQSDSDGSEVPVDEEEDDFSREFDDGESEGSEIEDGDDFGLEDESESESDAEGDADSDAESDEAQSSSKYEGISSRVREQLAQDDKEIEELEKKLRIKKGSSSLPKSFRDDGLDEILGDVGAESETKEADDSLKRKRQYDDWLASKRRKAEGASAAQGDSAILDGSEDEDEFDFSDDESDNHDREEGSSNHKQAKVKENPYVAPTAGAVVAKYVPPSLRKAANSDSEIKMRLQKQIQGLVNRLTEANILQIVKSVEDLYQNNARGDITEILTSTLLAQMYKSSSVPDQFLVLTGGFSAAVYKVIGSSFGSHLTQQVVVSFQGSYKSITQEGVDLSEIPKEASNILGYLTQLYLFEVVSCKIIFDYMERLLTELNELNVELLLRICRMAGRLLRRDDPNALKHVTSILNKAVGEIGPANLSVRTKFMVETINDLGKSKPKARGLDSGIVSDHVLRIRKKLGELKSQSRRLDGLAPMGLSLQDIEKADTRGKWWLVGASVPAKETYQDLEKESTSAPQKNGRDLTDDEDMDIVLPDYSKKARGQGFHTSAQIAIFTALMSATDYEHGYRQYASLKLRKDDQNEIARVLVQCVGSEANYNEYYALVGKQACINNKIRFAFQDRLWRIFRSLGELMFGEEAEEEETADSEKMKDERRLGHVARFYATLISNGALNINILKPLHLSRLNSWTLMFIEQLIVSLLQACRGSNEDKESARVAKIFGAVADMPSLVAGLEWFLRKKIRKSKLLTPKEAKRLERVRGKAEAVVQAQAAREV; encoded by the coding sequence ATGCCGTCCACTGACGTTGCAGAGATTCAAAAAAAGCTCTTCAAGCGCATGGGCCTGAGTGTACCAGAAGACAAACAAAAAGCACCAAGGCGCCCGTTCAAACAAACCAAGGGAAATTTCAGTCAAGTGTCGCGTCGCAAAGCTGAAAGAGCGCAAAAAAGGACACAGCATCACCCAAGGCAGGCTCTTCCTGCTAGAAAACAAGCCAATGGCATCAATTCTACTCGCCCAGAGAGAACCTCACAACGCCCGAAAGGTCCTCCGGCAAAATCATTACCAAGTGACGACAGCCAGAGTGACAGCGATGGCTCTGAAGTACCGGttgacgaggaagaggatgacttCTCGCGAGAATTCGACGACGGCGAAAGCGAAGGCTCTGAAATCGAAGACGGAGACGACTTTGGCTTAGAGGACGAGAGCGAAAGCGAGAGCGATGCTGAGGGCGATGCGGATAGCGATGCCGAGAGCGATGAGGCACAGTCATCATCGAAATACGAGGGGATTTCTTCAAGAGTTCGCGAGCAATTGGCTCAAGATGATAAGGAAATCGAGGAACTCGAAAAGAAACTACGCATCAAGAAGGGATCTTCATCGCTGCCGAAGTCTTTTAGAGATGATGGGCTCGACGAAATTTTAGGCGATGTTGGGGCGGAGTCTGAAACgaaagaagctgatgatAGTCTCAAAAGAAAGCGGCAGTATGACGACTGGCTAGCTTcgaaaaggaggaaagcTGAAGGCGCTTCAGCTGCCCAGGGCGACTCTGCTATATTAGATGGCTcagaagatgaggacgagTTCGATTTTTCAGACGATGAAAGCGACAACCACGACCGAGAGGAAGGCTCATCAAATCATAAACAGGCCAAAGTGAAAGAAAATCCATATGTGGCCCCGACCGCAGGAGCAGTAGTCGCCAAATATGTGCCCCCATCGTTGCGAAAAGCTGCCAATTCAGATTCAGAAATCAAGATGCGGCTGCAAAAACAGATCCAGGGTCTGGTGAATCGTTTGACAGAGGCAAACATCCTACAAATTGTCAAATCTGTCGAGGATCTTTACCAAAACAATGCTCGCGGTGACATCACCGAGATTCTTACGAGTACACTTTTGGCGCAAATGTACAAGTCTTCAAGTGTTCCGGACCAATTCTTGGTTCTCACAGGTGGCTTTTCCGCCGCGGTTTACAAAGTGATTGGATCTAGCTTTGGATCCCACCTGACGCAACAGGTGGTTGTGAGCTTCCAAGGCTCATACAAGAGTATCACGCAGGAAGGGGTTGACTTGTCAGAAATTCCAAAAGAAGCGTCAAATATTCTTGGATATCTCACACAATTATACCTATTCGAAGTTGTGAGCTGCAAGATCATCTTTGATTATATGGAGAGGCTTCTCACCGAGTTGAACGAGCTAAatgttgagcttcttctACGTATCTGCCGCATGGCGGGCCGCCTTCTCCGGCGTGATGATCCAAATGCGCTCAAGCACGTTACATCCATTTTGAACAAGGCAGTTGGCGAAATTGGGCCCGCTAACCTGTCTGTACGTACAAAGTTCATGGTTGAGACGATTAATGATCTTGGCAAGAGCAAGCCAAAGGCTCGAGGATTGGACTCTGGTATTGTATCAGATCACGTTCTCCGCATTAGAAAGAAGCTTGGTGAGCTCAAGTCACAGTCTCGGAGACTCGATGGTCTCGCACCCATGGGCTTGAGCCTGCAAGACATAGAAAAAGCAGATACTCGAGGCAAATGGTGGCTGGTGGGCGCAAGTGTCCCAGCAAAAGAGACTTATCAGGATTTGGAAAAAGAGTCAACATCCGCACCGCAAAAGAATGGCAGGGATCTGACAGACGACGAGGATATGGATATTGTACTGCCCGATTACTCGAAGAAAGCTCGCGGCCAAGGCTTCCACACCTCAGCacaaatagctatatttactGCTCTCATGTCCGCGACAGACTATGAACATGGGTATCGACAATATGCTAGCCTCAAGCTGAGAAAAGACGATCAAAACGAGATTGCACGCGTTCTCGTACAGTGCGTCGGGAGTGAAGCAAACTACAATGAATACTACGCACTCGTGGGCAAGCAGGCCTGCATAAACAACAAAATTAGGTTTGCCTTTCAAGACAGGCTTTGGAGGATATTCCGGAGTCTTGGCGAGCTTATGTTcggcgaagaagcagaagaggaagagactgCCGACAGTGAAAAGATGAAGGACGAGCGGCGCCTTGGCCATGTGGCGCGCTTCTACGCGACTCTGATATCTAACGGGGCCCTAAACATCAATATATTGAAGCCTTTACATCTTTCTAGGCTGAATTCATGGACGCTCATGTTTATTGAGCAGCTCATAGTCAGCCTCCTGCAGGCCTGTCGAGGTAGCAATGAAGACAAGGAGAGCGCCCGGGTGGCCAAGATCTTTGGCGCGGTGGCAGATATGCCGTCACTTGTGGCGGGCTTGGAGTGGTTTCTTCGGAAGAAGATCCGGAAAAGCAAGCTGTTAACGCCAAAGGAGGCGAAGAGGCTGGAAAGGGTCAGGGGAaaggctgaggctgttgtACAAGCTCAAGCGGCCAGAGAAGTCTAG
- the KGD2 gene encoding 2-oxoglutarate dehydrogenase complex E2 component (BUSCO:EOG092D2LER): MLSRSIVTIARMAPMRQMRPSFRQGLPSLIRHYADKIIQVPVMAESISEGTLKQFSKSIGDYVEVDEEIATIETDKIDVAVNATEAGIIKEFFVNEEDTVTVGQDLVRVELGGEKPASSGEAEAEKPKESTPAASESKPAAEPEQPKSQPAPSESEKPAPPPQKPAEKPSGAAAPPKVEPVGGNREERRVKMNRMRLRIAERLKQSQNTAASLTTFNEVDMSGIMEFRKLYKDEILKKTGVKLGFMSAFSRAAVLAMRDIPAVNASIEGPNGGDTIVYRDYVDISVAVATEKGLVTPVVRNVESLDMVSIEKAIAEMGKKARDNKLTIEDMAGGTFTISNGGIFGSLMGTPIINLPQSAVLGLHAIKDRAVVVNGKVEVRPMMYLALTYDHRLLDGREAVQFLVKIKEYIEDPRKMLL, translated from the exons ATGCTGTCTCGAAGTATAGTTACCATCGCTCGCATGGCGCCGATGCGCCAAATGCGCCCATCTTTCCGACAGGGACTTCCAAGCTTGATACGGCACTATGCAGACAAGATTATCCAGGTCCCGGTGATGGCCGAATCGATATCCGAGGGCACTCTCAAGCAGTTCTCCAAGTCAATTGGCGATTATGTCGAAGTGGACGAAGAGATTGCCACCATCGAGACGGACAAG ATCGACGTGGCCGTCAACGCGACAGAAGCCGGTATTATCAAGGAATTTTTCGTCAACGAGGAGGATACCGTTACAGTTGGCCAGGATTTGGTTCGTGTTGAGCTTGGTGGCGAGAAGCCGGCGTCTTcaggagaggcagaggcagagaagcccAAGGAGTCTACCCCTGCAGCCTCCGAATCAAAACCCGCTGCAGAGCCAGAACAGCCGAAGTCACAACCTGCGCccagcgagagcgagaagcctgcgccgccgccccagAAACCTGCGGAAAAGCCTTCAGGGGCAGCGGCGCCTCCAAAGGTTGAGCCAGTAGGCGGAAACCGCGAAGAGCGCCGG GTCAAAATGAACCGTATGCGATTACGTATTGCTGAGCGCCTCAAGCAGTCCCAGAACACTGCTGCATCACTGACGACTTTCAATGAGGTTGACATGTCCGGCATTATGGAATTCCGAAAGCTTTACAAGGACGAaatcttgaagaagactgGCGTGAAGCTGGGTTTCATGAGCGCCTTTTCTCGCGCCGCGGTTTTAGCGATGCGGGATATTCCGGCGGTCAATGCTTCCATTGAAGGCCCTAACGGAGGTGACACTATCGTATACCGCGATTATGTCGATATCAGCGTCGCCGTTGCTACGGAGAAGGGCCTGGTTACTCCCGTGGTGCGGAATGTGGAGTCTCTGGACATGGTTAGCATCGAGAAGGCTATTGCCGAGATGGGCAAAAAG GCTCGTGACAACAAGCTCACGATTGAGGATATGGCTGGTGGTACATTTACTATCAGCAACGGCGGCATCTTTGGCTCCCTGATGGGAACCCCGATCATTAACCTGCCCCAGAGTGCTGTCCTGGGTCTCCACGCCATCAAGGATCGTGCCGTGGTTGTCAACGGAAAAGTGGAGGTTCGCCCGATGATGTATCTGGCGCTTACATATGACCACCGTCTGCTCGACGGAAGGGAAGCGGTCCAGTTCCTTGTCAAGATCAAGGAATACATTGAGGACCCCAGGAAAATGCTTCTATAA